DNA from Spartobacteria bacterium:
TTTTCTTCTCGGATATATCAAGCGCCTGCTTGAATTGCGCCCCGAATTGCGAGTGGTGATCAGTTCGGCGACGCTGGATGCCGCGATGTTTTCTGAGTTTTTTGCCAATGCTCCGGTTTTTGAGGTGGAAGGCCGAATGTTTCCGGTGGAGGATATGTTCTTTGACATTGATGCAGACGAGGAGCTCTCTACATCGGTTCTACATGCCGCGGAATGGATTAACGATGTGGACAGAGATGGGGATATTCTGGTTTTTCTGCCGGGTGAACGGGAAATATCGGATTGTCTGGAGAAACTGAGCGGAAGGCATTGGGATCATACCGAAGTGCTGCCGCTTTATGGTCGGCTCAACATGGCGGAACAGCAGCGCATTTTTAATCGCGGCAGTGATCGGCGGATTATCTTGGCTACCAATGTGGCGGAAACGTCTATTACTATTCCGGATATACATTATGTGATTGATTCGGGACTGGTGCGGTTGAGTCGCTACAATCCGGGAACGCAGGTGCAGCATTTGCAGATTGAACAGGTGTCACAGGCCAGTTCGCGTCAGCGTCGCGGACGTTGCGGGCGCGTTGGTCCTGGAATTTGTCTGCATCTTTATTCGGAAGAGGTCTTCGAAAACAGTGCGGAATATACCGATCCGGAAATTCGCCGCACGGCGTTGGCCGGCGTGATTTTGCAGATGAAAACGCTGCGACTGCCCGATATCGAAGAGTTTCCTTTTATCAATCCGCCGCAGATCAGTCTGGTGCGTGAGGGGTACAAAATGCTGTACGATATCAGCGCGCTGGATCGTCAGAAAAATATCACATCGCAGGGACGGGATATCTCGCGGTTTCCCCTTGATCCTCATTTGGCTCGAATGATTCTGCAGGGTCGTACGGAAAATGTGTTGTCGGAAATGTTGGTCATCACCGCTTTTCTGAGCATTCAGGATCCCCGGGAACGCCCCATGGACAAGAAGGAGCTGGCGGATAAAGCCCATGCGCAGTGGAAGCATGAGCGATCAGATTATATTTCAATTCTACAGCTATGGAACACGTTTGTTGAATTGCAGGAAAAGGGCTCTCAGTCGAAAATGCGGCGTTTTTGCCGTCAATATTTCCTGAGCTATCGTCGGATGCAGGAATGGCGTAACCTATATCTTGACCTGGCTTCGGTGGCGCAGGAATTTAAGTGGATGAAGGGCTGCCGAAACATCAAGGAATTTGAAAATTTTGATTACGATGCTGTTCACAAAGCCATTTTAGCTGGAATTCCTTCAAATATCGGCGTGAAAGTCGAAAAAAAACAGTATCGTGCTGCGCGTAATCGTGAATTTTATCTGTTCCCCGGCTCTGGATTATTTGATCAGACGCCGGAATGGGTGGTCGCTTTTGAACTGGTTCAGACGGGACGATTGTATGGACGCTATGTGGCGGAAATTGCGCCGGACTGGCTGCTGGATGTCGCCCCACATTTGTGCAAGGCCACGTATCACGGTATTCACTGGTCGGAAGCGCAGGGTTTTGTCTATGCTGAAGAACGGATTATATCCGGCGGATTGCTTATTCGCGAAGGCGTGCAGGTCCATTATGGTCGCGTAGATCCCGTTGAAACACGCAATTTGTTTATTCGTGAGGGACTGGTTCCAGGACGTCTGCGCCTGCGCCATCCGTTCTTGAAGCAGCAGCGGGCGCGATTGCGAAAAATTGACTTGCTGGAAGCAAAGATTCGTCGTCCGCACAGCTTGCTAAACGTGGGGGCTATCGAAGATTTTTTTCGCGAGGTGATTCCTGACGATGTGTTTTCAGCCAAAGGATTGGATCAGTGGCTCGCAGAAACGGGTGCCGATATTGTCGTGCCGCTGGATCGGGCCATGTATCCCATTGGACGAAATATCACTCCCGAAGAGTACCCCGATGTGCTGGTTGTCGATAATCACCGTTTAAAGCTGAAGTATACCTATAATCCCGGCGAAAAAGACGATGGCATCACTCTTTTTTGTCCTCAAAAATATGTGCCTTTATTGACCGATGATTTGCTGGAACGTGTGGTTCCGGGCTGGTTGCCGCAAAAAGTTGAACTGTGGTTTAAATCGCTGCCTACAAAAATACGTATGCCGCTGCAGCCATTCTCGCGATCCGCTCTGGAATTTTTGGATTGGCTTCGTGATCAGCCCGATCAACCGTCACTCATTCCCTCCCTCAGTGCTTGGGTACGGGAGCAAACCGGTGAATTTGTTGGTGATGCCGATTTTTCAAGGGCTCCTATGCCCGCATGGCTTCGTATAAATGCGGCGGTGACCGATGTAAATGGAACGGTTGTACGTTGTTCCAGTAATCTCGACGAATTGGCCGAGGAGACCCTCTCGGATACAGTCGGCGCGGTGTTGCCTACCGACCTGCGAAAACATGGGATGACTGAATGGCTGGAGCATGAGTTGCCGGAGAAAATCGCTATAAAAACAAAGCAGGGAGAAGAGTTTATCTTTCCCGCCCTCATTGATGAGGGCCAGGCCGTTGGCATCGCTGGTTTCTTGACCGAAGCGGAGGCGGATAAAGCCCACGCTGCTGGGCTTGTCCGGTTTTTCCGCCTAAAACAGCGAGATAATATACGGTTTCTTGAACGTAAACTGCCGCTGCCCACGCAAGTACATCTCCAGATGGGGCTTGATGATCCCAAGGGAACACCTTTAGTTGATTTAATGGACGGAGCAATTTATCAGGCATTAACTGACGGAGAACGATATTCCATTCGTACTCCTTCACGCTGCCGGGAGCGTATAGAAGCCGCACGAACCGCGTTGTATGACCATTTGGAGTCACATTGCCGCATTCTCGCCGATGTATACAAGAGTCGCGATGCGCTACGCCGTCAGATCGCCCGGCTGCCTGCACATCCAGCCACCAAGGCTTCGTCCGAAGACATCACGATTCAGTTGCAGTGGTTATTTCGCTCTGGTTTCATGCAGGTTGCTACCTGGCAGTTCCGTTATCCATTATATATGAAGGCATTATCCATTCGTGTCGAGCGTCTTAAGTTTAATCCCGACAAAGATCAGCTCAAACTTCGCAACGTGCTTCCTTATCGCGAAAAGCTCAATACCGCGATCCATAACTCGGAGGATATCCCATGGAATCCGCAGCATATTCAATTTCATCTTATGCTGGAAGACTTCCGTATCAATACGTTTGCGCCCGAAATCAAAGCCTATGAAAAAGCCTCAGCCAAGCGATTGGATGGGTATTCACTCTAACTGCTAATTCATTGTGTTATATCTATAAATCACCAGCCAATATAAATGATTATTTTATTGCATTGTGCATAAAGCTGTGCCCTAATTGATTGCATGAGAAAGAAACGAATCAAAAGAGATCACTTGGCCTATTACCATTGCATGTCGAGGATTGTAGGGCGTGAATGGTTAATTGGTGATGTGGAAAAAGAGTATATGCGTCGGCTTATTCGCCGTGTGGAGGGATTTACAGGGGTGAATGTGTTAACGTATGCCGTGATGTCCAATCATATCCATTTGTTATTGGAAGAACCGGATCGTGGCGGGGTGCAGTATATTAAGGATGATGAACTGATACGCCGTCTGGGTTTTTTGTATTCAGAGGAGGATGTTGCAGAGATTTGCGGACGCTGGTCTGAATGGGACGAGGCAGGCCTGGTGGATATGGTGAAAGAGGATAAAGAGCGTTATCTCGTGCGAATGCACGATATCAGCGAGTTTATGAAACAGGTGAAACAGCGCTTTTCGTGCTGGTATAATCGCAGATCGGGTAGGTATGGCACCTTGTGGGAGCATCGTTTTAAAAGCGTACTGGTGGAGGATGGTCTGGCGTTGCGTACGATGGCGTCGTATATTGAAATGAATCCTGTACGGGCTGGGTTGGTGGATGACCCGAAAATGTATCGTTTCTGTGGATTAGGCGAAGCAATGGGGGGTGAGGCATGTGCAAGAGCTGGGATTATGAAGCTGGCTTCTGGCGTGGAACGTCTGGATGATGTAGTACGGGCACAGGAGAAGACGACGCAGTGGGATGAGGCCTCAACCATTTACTGGGAGCGTGTGCTGATGTACCGTGAGGTCTGTAATAATGCGTATTTTGCGTTGTTGGAGAGGGATATGATTCCAGATAAGTTGAGAAAGAGGATGAGGATCTCCGATTTCGAACGTCTCAACTGTAAGAATCGTTTCTTTTCCGATGGACAGATTTTGGGTTCGCAGGAGTTCGTGGATGACTTTTTTGTCCATCATCGTGACTATTTTGGGAAAAATAGGAAAAAAGGAGCCCGAAAAATGCGGGGTGGCTGGGGTGCGTTGTATACGATCCGGGATCTGGGACAGTGGTGCTGACACGCGGATGCTGATCTGGATTTCTGTTTGTTTGGCTTGATAAAATCAATTAATATACTCTATATGGTGCGTCTATGAAACAAACCACTTTTATTCCCACGAATGCTGCACGTCAAAAAGAGATGCTTGATGTGTTGCAATGTCGCTCGGTCGACGATCTTTTTAGTGATGTGCCGCAGGAGCTTCAAACGAATAATTTTGATCTCCCGCCAAGTATGTCCGAGTGCGCAATGATGCGAAAAATGCGTGATTTAGCGAATAAAAATCGAACATCATTGGTTAACTTTTGCGGTGCGGGTTTTTATGACCATTACATCCCGTCAGCGGTGGATGCGATAACCGGGCGCGGTGAATTTTACACGGCATATACACCGTATCAGCCGGAAGTTTCTCAGGGAACACTTCAGGCAATCTTTGAATATCAGACTGCCATGGCGCGATTGACGGGCATGGACGTTTCTAATGCATCCATGTATGATGGCGGCACCGCATTGTTTGAAGGAGTGATGATGGCATTACGCGCCACGAAGCGCAGTCGCGTACTCGTGGATAAAGGGGTTAATCCGATTTATCGTACCATGTTAAAGTCCTATACCCGCAATATTCGGATTGGTTACGAAGAAATTGATCTTACTGACGGGTTGACAGATCGTGCGGAAATTCGATCGCGATTGGATAAGAGTGTGGGAGCCGTGGTCGTGCAAAATCCCAATTTTTTTGGGTGTGTGGACGATTACTCTGATCTTGCGGATTCAGTGCATTCTGTTGGTGCTCTGGTAATTGCATCAGTGTACCCCGTGTCGCTTGGTTTGATCAAGCCGCCTGGGGAAATGGGAGTGGACATTGTGACTGGTGAAGGACAATGTCTTGGTAATCCGTTGTCTTTTGGCGGGCCCTATCTGGGATTCCTTTGCACAACGAAGAAGCTTGTTCGCAGTATGCCTGGTCGGGTGGTTGGAGAAACTACGGATGCGCAAGGACGGACGGGATATGTGTTGACCCTGCAGGCACGTGAACAGCACATACGCCGTCAGAAGGCCACATCTAATATCTGTTCAAACGAAGCCTTATGTGCCTTGAGGGCTTTGGTGTATCTTTCACTTACAGGGAAGAATGGATTTGCCGATCTGGCTAATTCATGTGCATCTCGAGCGACCTATGCCTGGAATGCATTGACAGCGATACCCGGCGTGGAGCTGGCCTTTCCTCATTCATTTTTTAATGAGTTTACCTTGAAATTACCATGCCACGCATCGGACATCATCAGTCGTCTATTGCAATCCAATATTGCGGCGGGGTTCCCTGTGAATCGATATTATGACGGAATGGACAATATGCTCCTGCTGGCGTTTACAGAACAGCGTACCAAGGGGGAAATTGATCAACTGGTGGATGTGATTCGGAGGACGTTATAATGAAAACTATCTTTGATAAAAGCATCGCCGGCTGTACCTCCTGTCAGGTATTTGACGAACGATTTACCGAGGCACCCCATATCGAGACGCGTTTATTGCGGAAGGCCCCTGCGGCGTTGCCTGAGTTGCCTGAGGGAGAGGTTGTCCGGCATTTTACACAGCTTTCACGTCAGAATTATTCGGTTGACACGCATTTTTACCCCTTGGGTTCGTGTACCATGAAGTATAATCCCAAAGCCTGTGAGGTTGCGGCTGCTCTGGACGGTTTTACCCGTGTTCATCCTGTCTGGCCCCAGTTCCTCGGCGGCGATTTATTGACGCAGGGATCGCTGGAGGTATTATATGAGGCGGAGCGGATGCTCAGTGCTGTAACCGGGATGGCTGAAACGACGCTGCAGCCGATGGCAGGCGCACATGGTGAACTCACGGGAACCATGATCATGGCCGCGTATCATCGTGATCGAGGCAATGAAAAAGATCACATCATCATTCCCGATTCAGCTCACGGAACCAATCCAGCCAGTGCAGCTTTGGCAGGGTATAAAATAGTAACGATCCCGTCGGATGACAACGGCATGATGGATTTCGATGCGTTTTGTGCAGCAGTCAATGAAAAGACGGCTGGAGTGATGTTGACGAGCCCAAATACTGTGGGCGTTTTCAATCATCGTATTGCTGAGATTGCCGAAGTGATTCATGGTGTGGACGGACTGATGTATTATGACGGGGCGAATATGAATGCCATACTTGGTCGCTGCAAGCCCGGATCAATGGGTTTTGATATCTGTCACTTGAATCTGCACAAAACCTTTGCGACCCCTCATGGTGGCGGCGGGCCTGGTTCTGGTCCTGTGGGTGTAGTTGAAAAACTGCGCGCTTTTTTACCCGTATCCCGTGTCGAAAAACGGGATGACGGAACATATCGCCTATGGTATGACGAGCCAAAAAGCATTGGCTACATTGCGCCATTTTACGGCAATTTTGGCGTGATTATAAAAGCCTATGCGTATTTACTTATGCTTGGGCGGACGGGGTTGCGTGATGTCAGCGATATGGCAGTGCTCAATGCCAATTATATGCAACATCGGCTGAGCCCCGTATATAAAGCGGTTGCCAAGAAATATTGCATGCATGAATGTGTGTTTTCTGGGGCCCCGTTCAAGGAATATGGCGTTCATACACTGGATATTGCCAAAGGACTCATTGACCGCGGTTATCATCCGCCGACCATTTATTTTCCGTTGAATGTGGAAGAAGCGATCATGATTGAGCCCACAGAAACGGAAAGTCGTGAAACACTCGATGCGTTTTGTGATGCGATGCTGGAAATAGCGGAAGTGGCAAAAAACAATCCAGAAAGTTTGCATGCGGCACCGATTTCGACACCTGTATCCCGTCTGAACGAGGTGGCGGCAGCAAGAAATATGGTGCTGACAGTTCCTGATCGCCATACGAATGCCTGATCATGCTTGCCTGCACGTTCGCTGCTCCCAAAATATATCCTCCATATACACCAAAATAGATCCCCACCGCGCGCATATACGCATATATATGTAAATAATCTGTAAATAATCGTAATATCTCCATTCTATATATATATATTCTATTGCCAAGATGTCGTATTTTTTGTTATCGTTCGCCGTACTATTTTAGTTGCTCCTAAAATTTATAGCGGTATATTGATCCAAAAAATGGAACAAGGGAACGTGTTATGGAAATTCCGCTGCGCAAAATGAAAATCAATCAACGAGGTCGCATTACATCTGTGGGGGCACAGGGAGAGCTGGGTCGGAGGATTCGCGATATGGGGTTGACATCTGGGGCTGAATTGATGGTTGTTGGGCGCGCTCCACTAAAGGATCCGGTGGCGTTACGGCTTAAAGGATATACGCTGACGCTGCGTAATAGTGAGGCTGATTTTATCCTGTGTGAAGTCGATGACGTGGAAGGTTTATCTTGAAAACACTTCGAGTGGCCGTTGCCGGACAGCCGAATTGCGGAAAAAGCACGATGTTCAATGTGTTGACTGGCGGCAGTGTTCGTGTTGGTAATTATCCCGGTATTTCAGTGGATCGCGCTGAAGGGGACTATCGCTACAGTGACGATTTGACCATCCATCTGATTGATTTACCTGGAACGTATTCGCTGACCGCTTATTCGCAGGATGAATTGGTGGCACGCAATGTGATTGTCAGGGAACGCCCGGATGTGGTGATCAATATGCTGGATGTAACAGCACTGGAGCGCAGTTTGTATCTGACTGTTCAGAATATGGAAATCGGGGCTCCGATCGTGGTTGGGCTGAATATGATGGATGAGGCCCGCCGTAAACATATTCAGGTAGACGCCCAGAAATTATCACAGTTACTCGGGGTGCCGGTGGTGGAGTGTGTGGCGCGAAAAGGAAGCGGAAGCAGGGAGTTGATGGAAGCCTCGGCACGGGTTGCCGGCGATCAACACCAGGGGGTGTGCTGGAATCCGCTGAGAATATCGTACGGTGCAGATATTGATCCGGTGCTGGACGAGATGGTTGAGGTCATACAAAAAGAAGCTTTCATGACAGAGCTGTATCCAGCCCGCTGGATTGCGTTGAAGTATTTGGAAGAAGACGAAGCGGTCATGCACCAGGGGCGTCATTTAAACCGGTCTGTTTCGGAGCAGCTGGAAATGGTTACTTCTACACTGTCGGGGCAACTTCAGGCGACGAGGAAAACTTATCCTGAGGCATTGATAGCGGATTATCGCTATGGGTTTATCCACGGATTGCTTCAAAACGGGGTGATTACGCGTTTGCAAGATGATGATTCGCGTTTCGATGTATCGGATCGGCTGGATCGCATCGTCACGCATCGTATTTTGGGGCCGCTGATCATGCTGGGAGTGCTTTATGCGCTTTTTTATAATACCTTTACGCTGGGTGCCTATCCGCAGGCATGGGCAGAGCAGTTGTTCGGTTTGATCGCGGTGGGGGCGACCCGTGTACTTCCATCGGGAATGCTGCAATCGCTGGTTGTATCGGGTGTGATTGAAGGGGTCGGGGCGGTGCTGAGTTTTACCCCGCTCATCTTTGTGATGTTTATCCAGCTGGTCTTTTTAGAAGATCTGGGTTACATGGGGCGCGTGGCGTACATGCTTGACAAGGTCATGCATATTTTTGGTCTGCACGGCGCATCAGTTATGCCGCTCATTGTCTCTGGCGGACTGCCGGGCGGCTGTGCCGTTCCCGGCATCATGGCGGCCCGTACACTGCGCAGCCGCAAGGAACGGCTGGCCACGATTTTTGTTGCACCTTTCACTGTTTGCGGAGCTAAGGCTACGGCCTTTTTGATGTTAACAGCGGCCTTTTTCCCCAAGCATGGAACCGACGTCATGTTTATTTTAGTCCTGATTTCTTGGGTGGCCGTACTGATGGTTGCACGTATTCTGCGCTGGACCGTTATTCGCGGTGAGCCGACTCCGTTTGTCATGGAGCTCCCTCCGTACCGGCTTCCCACGTTGCGCGGAATATGGATGCATACATGTGAGCGGGTGTGGCAGTACATCAAGAAAGCAGGGACATTCATTTTGGCGATAACGATCATTATGTGGGCTGTTACGCATTATCCAAAGCTGTCGGAGTCGGATAAACAGGTGTTTGACGGGCAGCGGGAACAGATCACATCGCTCAGCGGTGTCTCGTCGTCCACGTCATTGTCGCTGTTGTCGGCAGTGGATGAAGCGGAGCACAAAGCATCGCTTCAGGTATCTTATGCGGGTAAAATGGCTATGACAATAGAACCGTTATCCAGATATGCGGGTTTTCCGTGGCACGTGAACATTGCGCTGATAGGTGCCTTTGCCGCCAAAGAAGTCTTTGTTTCGACCATGGCGACCATTTATTCGGTGGAAGGCGGCGATGCGGGCTCCGCACAGGTGAGCCAGCGGCTTGCTCGAGATCCCGCCTTTACGATGCCGGCGGTAATCAGTTTGTATATCTTCTTATTACTATATGCGCCATGCATGGTCACCATGGGGACATTGATCTCGGAATCAGGCTGGCGATGGGCCTTCTTTACCTTGTTTGGATCGCTTCTTTTTTCATTCTGTGTATCAGTCGCTGTGTATCAATTGGGGATGCTAATAGCGGGGAGTTAGTATGAAGCAGTATATTCCGGATATCATCGTCCTTTTGATCATTGTCGGGGCGGTAAGTTATGTTATGCGCTGGGTCTATATGGTGATTCGCAAACGAAAGTCAGCCTGTTTTGGATGTCCTTGCAGCAGTGCATGTGAAAAAAACAAGGCAAAGGGCTGTGCTGTCTCGAAAGACACACAATAGATTTGAATCACTGGTCCCGAGCAACTATATACTGTTGGCAGTTTTTGTAATATTGTGACTTTGTATAGAGCCAAGGGTGAGGTCAGAAATCATATGGGCGTTTATTCCGGTGCACGTTCAGCGCGGTTCGAGGCACGTGTTTGTGCTGATTTAAGAACCATCGTGACTTTTTTGGATCAGCACGAGATAAGCCAGTCGATCCGGGCGGTCGTATTAATTGGAGAGTACGGACGAGGAGAGGGGACACCCTGCACCAAAAATGGTGAAGAGATCCCTTATGACGACTATGAATTTGCTATTGTTCTGAAAGCCTGCGATATGCGTCATGGTGCGATGGAGCGGCGGGTTCTGGAGTATTTAGCCAAGCGATTGACTCGAGCCGTCGGCGCTCCGGTGATTTTTGATATCTACGCTATGCACCAGTGGAAGAAAGCCGGCTTCACAATGCGTCACTTCACCATGCGATACGGGTATCAGGTACTGTGGGGTGACAAGTCGATTATGGATGCGATGCCGCGTTATCCCAAAGAATCGTTTCCCTTTTCTGCGGGAACACGACAGATGGTGTACCAGGGGCGCTTACTGCTGGATGCGGTACGACGGTTTCGCAGTCATCGGAAATTAAATGAAAAAGAGCATTTCAAATTCTCTAAGCATATTATGCAGACCTATTTAACGATTGGCGACTGTGCACTTCTGCTAGGTGTTTCGTATCACATGCAGCTGGATGTGAAGAGGCGGCGCATTGAGCGGTTTCGTACGTTCATGCCCGAGGGCGAGGTCATTGTAGATCGCGTACTGCAATGTATGGAGCTAAAGAAGGGAATATCCTATGATTTCATAAGGCAAGGCGATGTTGCCGGCGAACTGAAGCATCTGATTCCATTATTTGTGCGTTTTTATCAGTGGTATGAGAGTCAGCGGTTGGATGTCGATGCGACGGATCTGGATCAATACATCGCTGCACTAAGAAGTGAGGGATCAGAGACTGGGCACCTTTCTGCTCTGCTAAAGAACGTTATGATCTTCCGTTCAGACATTTGGAACAAAAATGCTTTTGGATTAACGGATCATCCACGCTTGCGCCTCTACGCAGCGATGCCGCTTCTGCTTGCAAAGACACAGGAAAAGGATCAACTGTCATCGGTGTTAAATACAAAATCGCATCGGCTTGGTGAAGCAGAGGATTTATTTTATCGGATGCACCGGCGCTATATATAAATTAATATTGACCAATTCGTGCCGGCATGATTATCATGGGGATCATGATGTGGGAGTTTATACTATTATGAACAGGTTGATTTCTTTTGTCTTTGTTTGCCTAGGGGTCTATTTGGGAGTGGCGCGCGTTGTCCATGCGTCCGAGACCTATTCGCTGAATGCGATTGGCGTGATACAGCTAAGTGTTACGGCAAATGAGCCCTATCTTGCGTCCGTTCAGCTTATACCTGCCGGAACCACCGGAGAGGTGTACACGGTGAGTGATGTTTTAGGAACAAACGGAATACCAAACCAGACGTCAGTGAAGCTGTTTGACGTGAATTCCGGAGGTTATGTGGATGAGTCCTATGCAGACGGTTCTTGGCAGCCCGGAACCAATAGTCTTCACCGAGGACAGGGATTCTGGATTGTTGCCCCGACCAGCAGTGTACTGCGTATGGGGGGATATGTTCCCGATAAGATAACCGCACCGACCACCACCATATCACTGGTCAAGGGAATGCAGCTGGTGGGGATGCCTTATCCTGTCAGTGGAACAATCACCGGCATGCTGGATGCGGCATCTGCAGGCGATATGGTTTTGAGAGTTAACGGGGATGGAACCGTTTCCACCAGCCAGACTTCGCAGACATGGGTTCCCGGTATCGGCTGGACACCAGGGGAGAGTGCTTTTGAGGTGGCGGATGCCTGGTGGTATCGCAGTTATTCGAATAGAACGGTACAAACAATCAAACCCTACGATTACCCATGAAAAACATGAAACCCGGATTTTATTTGAACGTTAGGTCGATGATCGGCGTCGCTGTGCTCATCAATCTGCTGTGCATGGGGATGGTGGCTCAGGCGCGGGTCACGGCCCTGTTGCAAACCTACAATGGTTCATCACCTGATTTTGTGACGACAAACGGGGCGGCTGCGATGTCGTCTAATTCGTTATTCATCGTATATCATACCACCAATGCGATGCAGTCGGGATTTAACGATCGCAGTCCTCTGTCTCCCACAGGTGGCGATACGGTGCTGGGGCAGTATCCGTTAAGCGATGGGCAGCTGGGGACGGTTGACGGTCAAGTGTGTGGTCATCTCCTGAAGGTGTACGATATTGTGGCTACAGGTTTTCTGTACGCGGCGATTTTTGACTATCCGTACGCCACATTTGCGGCGAGTACGAACATCCCTGCAGACACCGCCTATTTGCTGACTACGTCGGCATTGGTTTCGGTAACATCCTCTGAATCAGCGGGATTACTGACAGATTTTGGA
Protein-coding regions in this window:
- the feoB gene encoding ferrous iron transport protein B, producing MLKTLRVAVAGQPNCGKSTMFNVLTGGSVRVGNYPGISVDRAEGDYRYSDDLTIHLIDLPGTYSLTAYSQDELVARNVIVRERPDVVINMLDVTALERSLYLTVQNMEIGAPIVVGLNMMDEARRKHIQVDAQKLSQLLGVPVVECVARKGSGSRELMEASARVAGDQHQGVCWNPLRISYGADIDPVLDEMVEVIQKEAFMTELYPARWIALKYLEEDEAVMHQGRHLNRSVSEQLEMVTSTLSGQLQATRKTYPEALIADYRYGFIHGLLQNGVITRLQDDDSRFDVSDRLDRIVTHRILGPLIMLGVLYALFYNTFTLGAYPQAWAEQLFGLIAVGATRVLPSGMLQSLVVSGVIEGVGAVLSFTPLIFVMFIQLVFLEDLGYMGRVAYMLDKVMHIFGLHGASVMPLIVSGGLPGGCAVPGIMAARTLRSRKERLATIFVAPFTVCGAKATAFLMLTAAFFPKHGTDVMFILVLISWVAVLMVARILRWTVIRGEPTPFVMELPPYRLPTLRGIWMHTCERVWQYIKKAGTFILAITIIMWAVTHYPKLSESDKQVFDGQREQITSLSGVSSSTSLSLLSAVDEAEHKASLQVSYAGKMAMTIEPLSRYAGFPWHVNIALIGAFAAKEVFVSTMATIYSVEGGDAGSAQVSQRLARDPAFTMPAVISLYIFLLLYAPCMVTMGTLISESGWRWAFFTLFGSLLFSFCVSVAVYQLGMLIAGS
- a CDS encoding FeoB-associated Cys-rich membrane protein, translated to MKQYIPDIIVLLIIVGAVSYVMRWVYMVIRKRKSACFGCPCSSACEKNKAKGCAVSKDTQ